Proteins encoded together in one Lathyrus oleraceus cultivar Zhongwan6 chromosome 5, CAAS_Psat_ZW6_1.0, whole genome shotgun sequence window:
- the LOC127079695 gene encoding callose synthase 5 — MSNLEPAAPHTLIRRPSRSAAMTTFSMEVFDNDVVVPSSLASITPILRVANEIESDRPRVAYLCRFYAFEKTHRLDQSSSGRGVRQFKTLLLQRLERDNATSLESRTKKTDAREIQAYYQQYYENYVKALDQGEQADRAQLGKAYQTAGVLFEVLCAVNKTEKVEEVAPEIIAAARDVQEKTEIYAPFNILPLDSAGASQPIMQLEEIKAAVSALWNTRGLNWPSSFEQSRQRTGELDLLDWLRAMFGFQKDNVRNQREHLILLLANNHIRLQPKPEPLNKLDDRAVNSVMNDLFKNYKTWCKFLGRKHSLRLPQGQQDIQQRKLLYMSLYLLIWGEASNLRFMPECLCYIFHNMAYELHGLLAGNVSIVTGENIKPSYGGDDEAFLRKVVTPIYKVIQTEAEKSKNGTAPHSAWCNYDDLNEYFWSPDCFSLGWPMRDDGEFFKSTFHFTQGRKGAPAKSARTGKSNFVETRSFWNLFRTFDRLWTFYLLGLQALFILAWGDISLLEIFKKDVLYKLSSIFITAAILRFLQSILDMTLNFPGFHRWRFTDVLRNVLKVIVSLFWVIVLPLLYVHSFNGSPEFIRKLVSFVHQVKGIPPYYVLAVGAYLIPNVLAAILFLFPMLRRWIENSDWHIFRLLLWWSQPRIYVGRGMHESQFALLKYTLFWVLLLAAKFSFSFFVQIKPLVKPTKDIMSIRHIDYGWHEFFPNAQNNYGAVAALWAPVLMVYFMDTQIWYSIFSTVCGGVLGAFDRLGEIRTLSMLRSRFQSLPGAFNTYLVPTDKRKKKGFSLSKGFAEISANRRSEAAKFAQLWNEIICSFREEDIISDREMDLLLVPYSSDPSLKIIQWPPFMLASKIPIALDMAAQFRGRDCDLWKRICADEYMKCAVIESYETFKHILSALVVGEAEKRTISVIIKEVENSISKNTLLTNFRMGFLPSLCKKFVELVEILKDADLSKKDTVVVLLQDMLEVFTRDMMVNEISELAELNLSSKDTGRQLFAGTDVKPAVLFPPVVTAQWEEQIRRLHLLLTVKESAIEIPTNLEARRRIAFFTNSLFMDMPRAPRVRKMLSFSVMTPYYSEETVYSKNDLEVENEDGVSIIYYLQKIYPDEWNNFMERIECKKDSEVWERDDNILQLRHWASLRGQTLCRTVRGMMYYRRALKLQAFLDMANEKEILDGYKAVTVPSEEDKKSHRSLYASLEAVADMKFTYIATCQNYGNQKRSGDRRATDILNLMVNNPSLRVAFIDEVEEREGGKVQKVYYSVLVKAVDNHDQEIYRIKLPGPAKLGEGKPENQNHAIIFTRGEALQAIDMNQDNYLEEALKMRNLLEEFNEDHGVRRPTILGVREHIFTGSVSSLAWFMSNQETSFVTIGQRVLARPLKVRFHYGHPDVFDRIFHITRGGMSKASCGIHLSEDIFAGFNSTLRRGNITHHEYIQVGKGRDVGLNQISLFEAKVACGNGEQILSRDVYRLGHRYDFFRMLSFYFTTIGFYTSSMIVVLTSYAFLYGKLYLSLSGFEAAIVKFAKRKGEDTLMAAIASQSIVQIGLLTTLPMVMEIGLERGFRTALGDFIIMQLQLAPVFFTFSLGTKMHYFGRTLLHGGAKYRATGRGFVVRHEKFADNYRMYSRSHFVKGIELTILLICYMIYGAATPDSAAYALLSWSMWFLVCSWLFAPFLFNPSGFEWQKIVEDWDDWTKWISNRGGIGVPSNKSWESWWDEEQEHLQHTGIIGRICEILLSLRFFIYQYGIVYHLNVARGDKGIMVYALSWIVIVAVMVILKIVSLGRKRFSADFQLMFRLLKLFLFIGAVVCLALMFTLLSLTVGDIFASLLAFLPTAWAIIQIAQACRPLVKGIGMWGSVKALARGYEYLMAVVIFTPVAILAWFPFVSEFQTRLLFNQAFSRGLQIQRILAGGKKHKQS; from the exons GACAATGCTACCAGTCTTGAATCTCGGACGAAGAAGACAGATGCAAGAGAAATCCAAGCTTATTATCAGCAATACTATGAGAATTATGTCAAAGCACTTGACCAAGGAGAGCAGGCAGACAG AGCACAGCTGGGTAAAGCTTATCAGACCGCCGGTGTGCTTTTTGAAGTGCTCTGTGCTGTCAACAAGACTGAGAAAGTTGAAGAAGTTGCTCCCGAG ATTATTGCAGCTGCTAGAGATGTCCAGGAAAAGACGGAAATTTATGCACCTTTTAACATTCTTCCGTTGGATTCTGCCGGGGCTTCTCAGCCTATTATGCAGCTTGAAGAG ATTAAGGCCGCTGTTTCTGCGCTATGGAATACCCGTGGCTTGAACTGGCCTAGTTCATTCGAGCAAAGTCGCCAGAGAACTGGAGAGTTGGATCTGCTTGATTGGCTCAGAGCCATGTTTGGGTTCCAG AAAGACAATGTCAGGAACCAGAGAGAGCATCTAATTCTGCTTCTTGCTAACAACCATATAAGGCTACAACCCAAACCCGAGCCTCTCAACAAG CTTGATGACCGCGCAGTTAATTCAGTGATGAATGATCTCTTTAAGAATTACAAGACGTGGTGCAAATTTTTGGGTCGAAAACATAGTTTACG ACTTCCTCAAGGTCAGCAAGATATACAGCAGAGGAAGTTGCTTTATATGAGCTTGTATCTTCTCATATGGGGTGAAGCATCCAATCTTCGCTTCATGCCAGAGTGCCTATGCTACATATTTCACAAT ATGGCATATGAACTCCATGGTTTATTGGCTGGAAATGTCAGCATTGTTACTGGTGAAAACATCAAACCTTCTTATGGTGGTGATGATGAGGCATTCTTGCGCAAGGTTGTAACTCCGATATACAAAGTCATTCAAACG GAAGCTGAGAAGAGCAAAAATGGGACGGCTCCTCACTCAGCCTGGTGCAATTACGATGATTTAAATGAGTATTTCTG GTCACCTGATTGCTTTTCTCTTGGATGGCCCATGCGTGATGATGGTGAATTTTTTAAATCTACATTTCATTTCACACAG GGAAGAAAGGGTGCTCCGGCAAAATCTGCAAGAACTGGCAAATCAAATTTTGTTGAGACCCGGTCGTTCTGGAACCTCTTCCGTACTTTTGACCGTCTTTGGACCTTTTATTTACTGGGTTTGCAG GCATTGTTCATACTTGCATGGGGAGATATTTCATTGTTGGAAATATTTAAGAAAGATGTCTTATATAAACTCTCTAGCATATTCATCACAGCAGCCATTCTTCGTTTCCTTCAAA GTATTTTGGACATGACTCTGAACTTCCCCGGCTTTCATCGCTGGAGATTCACTGATGTGCTAAGAAATGTTCTCAAAGTCATTGTTAGTCTTTTTTGGGTTATTGTTCTTCCACTATTATACGTGCATTCCTTCAACGGTTCTCCAGAGTTTATCAGGAAGTTGGTTTCCTTTGTTCATCAAGTGAAAGGGATTCCACCATATTATGTCTTAGCAGTTGGAGCATATTTGATCCCAAATGTACTAGCAGCCATACTCTTTCTTTTCCCAATGCTTAGGCGTTGGATTGAAAACTCAGACTGGCACATATTTAGACTCCTCTTATGGTGGTCACAG CCAAGAATCTATGTCGGACGAGGGATGCATGAGAGTCAATTTGCTCTCCTTAA GTACACTCTTTTTTGGGTGCTTCTTTTGGCTGCCAAATTTTCATTCAGCTTTTTTGTCCAG ATCAAGCCTCTTGTTAAGCCAACTAAAGATATAATGAGCATTCGACATATTGATTATGGCTGGCATGAGTTTTTTCCAAATG CTCAAAATAATTATGGTGCAGTTGCTGCACTCTGGGCTCCTGTACTTATG GTTTATTTCATGGACACCCAAATTTGGTATTCCATCTTCTCAACTGTGTGTGGTGGTGTTCTTGGAGCCTTTGATCGTCTGGGAGAG ATACGCACTCTGAGCATGCTCAGATCACGGTTTCAGTCATTACCTGGTGCATTCAACACTTACTTGGTTCCTACTGACAAGAGAAAGAAAAAGGGATTCTCTCTCTCAAAGGGATTTGCCGAG ATTTCCGCAAACAGAAGGAGTGAGGCTGCTAAGTTTGCCCAATTATGGAACGAAATTATTTGCAGTTTCCGCGAGGAAGATATTATAAGTGATAGG GAGATGGACCTTTTGTTGGTTCCTTACTCATCAGATCCTAGCTTGAAAATAATTCAATGGCCACCATTTATGCTTGCAAGCAAG ATTCCTATTGCACTGGATATGGCAGCTCAATTTCGAGGAAGGGACTGTGATCTTTGGAAACGCATATGTGCAGACGAATATATGAAATGCGCGGTCATTGAAAGCTATGAAACTTTCAAACATATTTTGAGCGCGTTAGTGGTCGGAGAAGCTGAAAAAAG GACAATCTCTGTCATCATAAAGGAAGTTGAAAACAGCATCTCTAAAAATACACTTCTTACGAATTTCCGAATGGGATTTTTGCCTTCCCTTTGCAAGAAATTTGTTGAGCTTGTCGAAATTTTG AAAGATGCAGATCTATCCAAGAAAGACACAGTGGTGGTATTGTTGCAAGACATGTTAGAAGTGTTTACTCGTGATATGATGGTGAATGAAATCAG CGAATTAGCAGAACTTAATCTAAGTAGCAAGGATACCGGAAGGCAACTTTTTGCTGGTACTGATGTAAAACCGGCTGTACTCTTCCCTCCAGTTGTTACAGCACAATGGGAGGAACAG ATTAGACGTCTTCACTTACTGTTGACAGTGAAGGAATCTGCCATTGAGATTCCAACAAACCTTGAAGCACGCAGAAGGATTGCATTCTTTACCAATTCGCTGTTCATGGATATGCCTCGTGCTCCTAGAGTTCGTAAAATGCTCTCGTTCAG TGTCATGACTCCATACTACAGTGAAGAGACTGTCTACTCGAAGAATGACCTTGAGGTTGAAAATGAAGATGGTGTGTCAATCATATATTATCTTCAGAAGATATACCCTG ATGAGTGGAATAACTTCATGGAACGAATTGAGTGTAAGAAAGATAGTGAGGTATGGGAAAGAGATGATAATATATTGCAGCTACGTCATTGGGCCTCATTACGAGGGCAAACACTTTGCAGGACAG TTAGGGGAATGATGTACTACCGGCGTGCTCTTAAGCTCCAGGCTTTTCTTGATATGGCTAATGAAAAGG AGATACTTGATGGATATAAAGCTGTTACTGTTCCATCTGAGGAAGATAAAAAGAGCCACAGATCACTATATGCCAGTTTAGAGGCTGTTGCTGACATGAAATTCACATACATTGCTACCTGTCAGAACTACGGAAATCAGAAGCGTAGTGGAGACCGTCGTGCCACAGACATTCTGAATTTGATGGTTAA CAATCCTTCGCTTCGTGTGGCATTTATTGATGAGGTTGAAGAAAGAGAAGGAGGAAAAGTACAGAAAGTTTATTACTCTGTATTGGTCAAAGCTGTGGACAATCATGACCAG GAAATATATCGAATAAAACTGCCAGGTCCAGCGAAGTTAGGAGAAGGGAAACCTGAAAATCAAAACCATGCAATCATTTTTACTAGAGGAGAAGCTCTTCAGGCTATCGACATGAACCAG GATAATTACTTGGAAGAAGCTTTAAAAATGCGTAACCTTCTTGAGGAGTTTAATGAGGATCATGGGGTGCGCCGACCTACGATATTAGGTGTTCGTGAGCATATCTTCACTGGCAG TGTTTCTTCCTTGGCTTGGTTTATGTCAAATCAAGAAACAAGCTTTGTCACAATTGGTCAAAGAGTTCTTGCAAGACCTCTGAA GGTACGATTTCACTATGGTCATCCAGATGTTTTTGATAGAATTTTTCACATTACCCGGGGAGGAATGAGTAAGGCTTCTTGTGGCATCCATTTGAGTGAGGATATTTTTGCCG GATTCAACTCAACACTACGACGTGGGAATATTACTCATCATGAATACATTCAAGTTGGAAAGGGTAGAGATGTTGGGCTCAATCAGATCTCTCTTTTTGAAGCAAAGGTGGCTTGCGGTAACGGAGAGCAAATACTAAGCAGAGATGTCTACAGGCTGGGGCATCGTTATGACTTTTTCCGCATGCTATCATTTTATTTTACGACCATTGGATTTTATACCAGCTCAATG ATTGTGGTCCTTACGTCTTATGCTTTCCTATATGGCAAACTGTACCTGTCATTAAGTGGATTTGAGGCTGCAATAGTGAAGTTTGCTAAGAGAAAGGGAGAGGATACATTAATGGCAGCAATAGCTTCACAATCAATTGTTCAAATTGGACTTCTAACGACTTTGCCCATGGTCATGGAAATTGGACTAGAGAGAGGGTTCAGAACTGCTCTAGGTGACTTCATAATAATGCAGTTACAGCTGGCACCTGTTTTCTTTACTTTCTCGCTTGGAACGAAAATGCACTATTTTGGGCGCACTCTCCTGCACGGAGGGGCAAAGTACAGAGCAACTGGGCGTGGATTTGTCGTTCGTCATGAAAAGTTTGCAGACAATTACAGGATGTACTCTAGGAGTCACTTTGTCAAAGGGATTGAGCTCACAATATTGCTCATCTGTTATATGATTTATGGAGCAGCAACACCTGACTCAGCAGCATACGCTCTTCTGTCATGGTCAATGTGGTTTTTGGTTTGCTCTTGGTTGTTTGCTCCTTTCCTTTTCAATCCATCAGGATTTGAATGGCAGAAGATAGTTGAGGACTGGGATGATTGGACTAAATGGATTAGTAACCGAGGTGGTATTGGTGTTCCTTCAAACAAGAGTTGGGAGTCATGGTGGGATGAGGAACAGGAGCATCTGCAGCACACTGGTATTATAGGTCGGATTTGTGAGATTCTTCTTTCCCTGCGTTTCTTTATCTATCAGTATGGGATTGTGTATCATCTCAATGTAGCCAGAGGTGACAAGGGTATCATG GTTTATGCTCTGTCCTGGATTGTAATAGTAGCTGTCATGGTTATCTTGAAG ATTGTGTCCTTGGGTAGAAAGAGGTTCAGCGCAGATTTTCAGTTGATGTTTCGTCTTCTCAAATTGTTTCTGTTTATTGGAGCCGTTGTTTGCCTGGCCCTGATGTTTACTCTGCTTAGCCTCACAGTCGGAGACATCTTTGCCAGCCTTTTGGCCTTTTTGCCAACAGCATGGGCAATTATACAG ATAGCACAAGCATGCAGGCCATTGGTGAAAGGCATTGGAATGTGGGGGTCTGTTAAAGCTTTAGCTAGGGGCTACGAATACCTAATGGCAGTGGTTATATTTACACCAGTGGCCATACTGGCATGGTTCCCATTTGTTTCAGAATTCCAAACTAGGCTTCTGTTCAACCAAGCATTCAGCCGAGGACTTCAAATCCAGCGCATTCTGGCCGGTGGCAAGAAACATAAGCAAAGCTGA